The Gallus gallus isolate bGalGal1 chromosome 3, bGalGal1.mat.broiler.GRCg7b, whole genome shotgun sequence genome window below encodes:
- the LOC107053028 gene encoding uncharacterized protein LOC107053028 isoform X1, which translates to MQHFCSRLETCTPTSQQGTHTRGQPAHTTPPLCGSPSRSRTSRRGCRQPRCDAMRCDAMRCDAPTPPTTPSSRSQRSRSLPPPHSPQSPLRQKFSREPSRRAPHNAGQLRCPTGGRRRGPEEEQQTLALAHNCPKIFKIIVSRFRPPPRKRFALICTKSI; encoded by the exons ATGCAACACTTCTGCAGCCGGTTAGAAACCTGCACCCCCACCTCACAGCAGGGCACACACACGCGGGGTCAGCCCGCGCACACAACGCCGCCGCTGTGTGGGAGCCCTTCGCGGAGCCGCACCTCCCGACGAGGATGCCGGCAGCCGCGATGCGATGCGATGCGATGCGATGCGATGCGATGTGACGCTCCGACCCCGCCAACCACCCCCAGCAGCCGCTCGCAGCGCTCCcgctccctcccccccccccacagcccacagTCCCCGCTCCGGCAAAAGTTCTCTCGAGAGCCGTCCCGGAGAGCACCTCACAACGCCGGTCAGCTCCGCTGCCCGACAGGGGGGAGGAGGCGAG GACCAGAGGAAGAGCAGCAAACCCTGGCACTG gCTCATAATTGTCCAAAGATCTTCAAAATAATAGTTTCCAGATTCAGGCCTCCTCCAAGAAAAAGATTTGCCCTAATTTGTACAAAGAGCATCTAA
- the LOC107053028 gene encoding uncharacterized protein LOC107053028 isoform X3 codes for MQHFCSRLETCTPTSQQGTHTRGQPAHTTPPLCGSPSRSRTSRRGCRQPRCDAMRCDAMRCDAPTPPTTPSSRSQRSRSLPPPHSPQSPLRQKFSREPSRRAPHNAGQLRCPTGGRRRGPEEEQQTLAL; via the exons ATGCAACACTTCTGCAGCCGGTTAGAAACCTGCACCCCCACCTCACAGCAGGGCACACACACGCGGGGTCAGCCCGCGCACACAACGCCGCCGCTGTGTGGGAGCCCTTCGCGGAGCCGCACCTCCCGACGAGGATGCCGGCAGCCGCGATGCGATGCGATGCGATGCGATGCGATGCGATGTGACGCTCCGACCCCGCCAACCACCCCCAGCAGCCGCTCGCAGCGCTCCcgctccctcccccccccccacagcccacagTCCCCGCTCCGGCAAAAGTTCTCTCGAGAGCCGTCCCGGAGAGCACCTCACAACGCCGGTCAGCTCCGCTGCCCGACAGGGGGGAGGAGGCGAG GACCAGAGGAAGAGCAGCAAACCCTGGCACTG tga
- the LOC107053028 gene encoding uncharacterized protein LOC107053028 isoform X2 — MQHFCSRLETCTPTSQQGTHTRGQPAHTTPPLCGSPSRSRTSRRGCRQPRCDAMRCDAMRCDAPTPPTTPSSRSQRSRSLPPPHSPQSPLRQKFSREPSRRAPHNAGQLRCPTGGRRRALQMDTNTLDGPLSHSPFGVDPSVTHQEH; from the exons ATGCAACACTTCTGCAGCCGGTTAGAAACCTGCACCCCCACCTCACAGCAGGGCACACACACGCGGGGTCAGCCCGCGCACACAACGCCGCCGCTGTGTGGGAGCCCTTCGCGGAGCCGCACCTCCCGACGAGGATGCCGGCAGCCGCGATGCGATGCGATGCGATGCGATGCGATGCGATGTGACGCTCCGACCCCGCCAACCACCCCCAGCAGCCGCTCGCAGCGCTCCcgctccctcccccccccccacagcccacagTCCCCGCTCCGGCAAAAGTTCTCTCGAGAGCCGTCCCGGAGAGCACCTCACAACGCCGGTCAGCTCCGCTGCCCGACAGGGGGGAGGAGGCGAG CTCTTCAGATGGACACTAACACTTTAGATGGACCTTTGAGCCATAGCCCATTTGGAGTGGATCCATCAGTGACCCATCAAGAACATTAA